GCTGAAGTCAGGAGCATTATGCCAGGGACCTCGCCGAAGCAGAAAGCCGAGTTGGCGCAACTAGGATTTGAAAGGTTTGAAGCGGCCACTGCCTATTTGCTTGAAGTCTGCAAGCCCAGGGATGAATGAGGCCCAATGAGGTCACGGTGGCATGCTGATGCTTTATTTCTTTTTCAATTTGTATAAGCATGTTGAGCACGCCACGGGGGCATTGTTATGGCATTGTTTGATGCAATCAAATACGTCGGCTCAGGGCTAACGCTGATCGCCTTTATCGTCGCCGCCCTTACCTATGCATATCAACAGAAGTTGAAAAGTCGGGAAAAGAAACTTCTAGCTGTCCCTGCAAAGGACCGCTTAGCGGCCGCCAGTGATGCTGCCGAATACATTCGTATCGATCTTGCAAAAATTCCGCCGAACGATCGCGCCAAGATTGTGCTTGAGCAGCTTGCGTTGAAGGCGCAGCAGCAACGCCAGTATTTCATTGGTTTTATGTTTCTTGCGCTCTTAATAGGCATAGGAACGATAGTCGCAACAATGAGCCTTCCCCCAACCAAACCGCTCATAGGTGAGGGCGCGCGCTCGGGCGGATGGGCTTACGTTGGTTACTTGGACAAGAGCAAGAAGGTTTGGGCCGTCGGCCCGTTTGTCAACATTGCAAGCTACAGTGGGTCCCCAGATCGAACCTATCCCATACGCATCGGGGACGTAGTCCGTCCTCGCAAGAATTTGCCCCAAGTGATAGTCGGCTACGCCTCAACAGGGACGGCCAACGACCAGAAAGCTCCGCCAAGTTTGACTAACACGATCGACCCCAAGCGCGACTATACAGGGTCCTTATATTTGTCTACCAATACATACTTGGTAAACGATGTCCAAGTCTGGTCGAATCCGGACGCAGACTCTGTCGTTTGGCTCAGCCTTACGCCCGGCGATCCAGATCCAGAAAGGACACAGCCGCCGAAAGCTGAAGATCCCCCCAAACCGCCCTCGACTACCACGACAGTCACGTATCAGGTTTGCACGGGTGAATATGAGAGAAACTGCGGAGGACCTCACAGCGCATACCTTTATTGTGACGTGAGTGTTGAAGCGTGGGCGGCAAAGCAGTGTCAATCGCTCGCAGGCGAGGTCCAAGCGGTTGCGAAAGTATCGGTGCATGGCGGGAATAAGTGTGGCTATGGGATGTTTACAGTGATCTGTTCCGTTACCAAATAAGGTAGGCTCATTCGGCAAACAACGCATGATCGCTATCGGCTCAACCGCTCGACCGTTGCAATGATCGCCTCCGCCAATGCCTCACCTTCGTTGATAGGCTCGGGCCGTACAGACCAAGCCAGTTCCAATACAGGATGCGGTCATGGAACAGACCTGCTCGATCGCCGTGCGAGCCAGTTTTGGGGCCGCGCGTTCGCCGGTCGCATCTGTGAAATCGTCCACGTAGATGCTTCCGTGCCCCTATGGCAAATGACCTCGATCTACGATTCTAATCATGGCCGATGACTTCAAACCTGGGCGACGACAGGATTTAGCCGGTTTTGCGGGTTGGCAGCACGGAGCCGCAACGGCGCGGGTCGCACAAAAGTGACAGCAAATTAATGCGACATACGGGTAAAGGCGTGATAACCGCCCTTTCGTGTCGGCTTGCCCCCCAGACCGCACGCACATTTTGACCAGTTCGGACGCGTTCGTTGAACCGCATCATTCCGCTCATTCTGGCGGTCGCCTTGTTCATGGAAAACATGGATTCGACCGTCATTGCGACATCGCTGCCGGCGATTGCCGTCGACATCCACACCAGCCCGATCGCGCTCAAGCTGGCGCTGACCGCCTATCTGGTGTCGCTGGCGATCTTCATTCCGATCAGCGGCTGGATGGCCGACCGGTTCGGCGCCAAGAACGTGTTTCGCGCAGCGATTGGCGTGTTCATCGTCGGCTCGGTCGCCTGCGCCATCTCCAATTCGCTGCCGGCCTTCGTCGTCTCGCGCTTCCTGCAAGGCATAGGCGGCGCCATGATGACGCCGGTCGGCCGCCTGGTGCTGGTGCGCGCGACGCCGAAAAGCGAGCTGGTTGCCGCCATGTCATGGCTGACGGTGCCGGCACTGGTCGGGCCGCTTGTCGGCCCACCGATCGGCGGCTTCATCACCACCTATTTCACCTGGCACTGGATCTTCCTCATCAACGTGCCGATCGGCCTGATCGGCATCTGGCTGGCAACGCGCTTCCTGCCGCAGACCGACTCGATGGAGACGCCACCGCTCGATTTCGTCGGCTTCGTGCTGAGCGGACTGGCGGCCTCCGGCGTCGTCTTCGGCCTGTCGGTGGTCAGCCTTCCCTATCTGCCGCCGGCGACCGGCCTCATCACCGTGGCGGTTGGGCTGGTGTCCGGCGTGCTCTATCTCCTGCATGCGCGCAGGGCGCAAAATCCATTGCTGGCGCTGGAACTGTTCCGCAACCAGGTGTTCCGCTCCTCCGTGCTCGGCGGTTCGCTGTTTCGCATCGGCATCGGCGCGGTGCCTTTCCTGCTGCCGCTGATGTTCCAGATCGGCTTCGGGCTGACGCCTTTCCAGTCGGGCATGATCACCTTCGTCTCGGCCATCGGCGCCATCGGCATGAAGTTCGTCACAGCTCTGATCTTCCGGCTCGCCGGCTTCCGCCGGGTGCTGATCTGGGGCTCGCTGATCGCCGCCGCATCGATCGCCATCTACGGGCTGTTCACGCCGGACACGCCTTACGCGCTGATGCTGGCCATGTTGCTGGTCGGCGGCTTCATCCGCTCGATGTTCTTCACCGGCGTCAACGCGCTCTCCTATGCCGAGGTGTCGGCCGAAGACACCAGCAAGGCGACGCCGATCGCGGCGGTGTTCCAGCAGCTATCGATCGCGCTCGGCGTGGCGCTTGCCGGCGGCATTCTGGAAGTCTCGACTTCGATCCATGGCGGACCGCTGGTGCTCTCCGACTTTCACATCGCCTTCTTCATCGTGGCGGCGGTGTCGGCGGCAGCGTCCGTGTCATTCATGCGGCTGGCGCCGGATGCCGGCAATGCCGTGTCGGGACATGGCCGGCTGACGACGCCGAAGACGCTGGAGCCGGTGAGCACGGCTGGGAAGTAAGGGGCGAGCGCCCCTCATCACTTCGTTCATCCTAGGGCGAAGCGACTCAAAGCGTCGCGCAGACCCGAGGATCCTGTGTGTTGTTCCCATGCTATGTTTGGGGTGGGAAGGAGACCGACAGGATCCTGGTCGTCCTTTTTGAGGACAGGCCGTGGCATGGCTCGGTCCCTTCCCACCGGTGAACCATCAACCTG
This region of Mesorhizobium sp. C432A genomic DNA includes:
- a CDS encoding MFS transporter, which produces MNRIIPLILAVALFMENMDSTVIATSLPAIAVDIHTSPIALKLALTAYLVSLAIFIPISGWMADRFGAKNVFRAAIGVFIVGSVACAISNSLPAFVVSRFLQGIGGAMMTPVGRLVLVRATPKSELVAAMSWLTVPALVGPLVGPPIGGFITTYFTWHWIFLINVPIGLIGIWLATRFLPQTDSMETPPLDFVGFVLSGLAASGVVFGLSVVSLPYLPPATGLITVAVGLVSGVLYLLHARRAQNPLLALELFRNQVFRSSVLGGSLFRIGIGAVPFLLPLMFQIGFGLTPFQSGMITFVSAIGAIGMKFVTALIFRLAGFRRVLIWGSLIAAASIAIYGLFTPDTPYALMLAMLLVGGFIRSMFFTGVNALSYAEVSAEDTSKATPIAAVFQQLSIALGVALAGGILEVSTSIHGGPLVLSDFHIAFFIVAAVSAAASVSFMRLAPDAGNAVSGHGRLTTPKTLEPVSTAGK